A part of Setaria viridis chromosome 8, Setaria_viridis_v4.0, whole genome shotgun sequence genomic DNA contains:
- the LOC117834293 gene encoding vesicle-associated protein 3-1-like, translated as MEHDPADRPDISDIVQELNEIDSNDHQFQVIPSLEDMLGIEPLEIQFPFEHYWQVSHTVELSNDTDDHFAFVTKPSLHRLRTEPDKGIVPPRSKCSVTVTMMQAQVMVLLNNRYKEEITVLSTRLDGGLSAVDITKGMFMEEEGKVVDEVNVMVVLGRPPLEEES; from the exons ATGGAACATGACCCGGCAGACAGACCTGACATATCAGATATAGTACAAGAGCTCAACGAAATAGATAGTAATGATCACCAATTCCAG GTAATCCCTTCCTTGGAGGACATGCTTGGGATTGAGCCGCTGGAAATACAGTTTCCCTTTGAACATTACTGGCAGGTATCACACACAGTAGAGCTGAGCAACGATACAGATGATCACTTTGCCTTCGTCACAAAGCCAAGTCTACACCGCTTACGGACAGAGCCAGACAAAGGCATTGTGCCACCACGATCCAAGTGCAGTGTCACCGTAACAATGATGCAAGCGCAGGTCATGGTACTGCTAAATAATCGTTACAAGGAGGAGATCACCGTGCTTAGCACAAGACTAGATGGAGGTCTCAGTGCTGTGGATATAACTAAAGGCATGTTCATGGAGGAGGAGGGTAAAGTGGTTGATGAGGTGAATGTGATGGTTGTTCTTGGCAGGCCACCATTGGAAGAGGAATCCTAA
- the LOC140223653 gene encoding L10-interacting MYB domain-containing protein-like, translating into MPEIDWNSENTRVLCVLFAEQVEKGNRPNTHLNALGYAEVEKGFKERTGIVATKGQIKNKWDKLKEDFKAWKKLEAADIPGCGKFKKKGLENEDELAKCFADITTIGIDHWSPHVVNVEATENVDVTQDEATNFEPEGDDFIPKTQEEDIGISPSLASGKRLARPVDRSGKKAKSGNAFLIKEAVTSMASSANEYVSKRHGKYSIEEVMEVVIACGAGYDSNEHYMASELFVKKEQREMFMTLPTNEIRFNWLRRKYNDKYEK; encoded by the exons ATGCCAGAAATTGATTGGAATTCGGAGAACACTCGAGTGTTGTGTGTGTTGTTTGCCGAACAAGTtgaaaaaggaaatcggccaaacacacacttgaatgcacttggttatgctgaggttgagaaggggttcaaggaaaggactggaattgtggctaccaagggtcagatcaagaacaaatgggacaagttaaaggaagatttcaaagcatggaagaaacttgaagc GGCT GACATTCCGGGTTGTGGcaagttcaaaaagaagggccttgagaatgaagatgaattagcTAAGTGTTTCGCTGACATTACTACTattggtattgatcattggtctcctcatgttgtgaatgttgaagcaaCCGAAAATGTTGATGTGACACAAGATGAGGCAACCAATTTTGAGCCAGAAGGTGATGATTTCATTCCTAAAACACAAGAGGAGGATATTGGTATTTCTCCTTCACTTGCGAGTGGCAAGAGACTGGCAAGGCCTGTTGACAGGAGTGGTAAAAAAGCGAAGTCTGGAAATGCATTCCTAATTAAAGAAGCAGtaacaagtatggcaagttCAGCCAATGAATATGTTTCGAAGAGACATGGAAAGTATTCTATTGAGGAAGTGATGGAGGTTGTGATTGCTTGTGGGGCCGGCTATGATAGCAATGAACATTACATGGCGTCTgaactgtttgtgaagaaggagcaaagggagatgttcatgaccttgcctactaatgagattaggttcaattggcttaggaggaagtacaatgataaatatgaaaaatag
- the LOC117866629 gene encoding cysteine-rich receptor-like protein kinase 43 isoform X2: MDPETSARNLLEQMLLDGSAEPTDLPLSLLIAITNNFSNDMEIGSGGSAVVYKGLLQNGAIAVKKLISRAHHEEDSMFDNEVNHLMRVKHKNIVRFLGYCSNTQRKVFDHEGNYIMAEVRQRLLCFEYVPRGSLDNYITDVSLGLEWKMRYQIIRGICEGLHHLHDKRIAHLDLKPRNILLDYNMVPKICDFGTLRFIGEGQTREITEHIYGTLGYLAPETYITGVVPFKSDIYALGIIISEILTGGKQCSSVVNVLEGWRNRLGKSGEDTPLEQIRGCAEICIRCSDYNPQKRPAIQRIIEALDETESMTPDTQRIIEMLNDTESMDEFIEFESGMNILSPAEEPSNGVQQSTPTISGVESSEIMELNILERIVAGREEPSHLDLPLLYSVTESFSKNRRIGQGGCGEVYMGILRNAYVAVKKLFNNRTIKDKMFHREVKSLITVRHQNIVRFLGYCSFTEERAISVEGQTVMVEIRERLLCFEYISNGSLERHLTGWEA, encoded by the exons ATGGATCCAGAAACTAGCGCGCGCAATCTCTTGGAGCAAATGCTACTTGATGGAAGTGCAGAGCCAACAGACTTGCCCCTATCACTGCTAATAGCCATCACGAATAATTTCTCTAATGACATGGAAATTGGCAGTGGTGGGAGTGCTGTGGTTTACAAG GGTCTGCTTCAAAATGGAGCGATTGCTGTGAAGAAGTTGATCTCTCGAGCTCACCATGAAGAAGACAGTATGTTCGACAATGAAGTTAATCATCTAATGAGGGTGAAGCACAAAAATATCGTCCGATTTCTGGGATATTGTTCTAACACACAAAGGAAAGTGTTCGATCATGAGGGAAACTATATCATGGCTGAGGTCCGGCAAAGGTTGCTTTGCTTTGAGTACGTACCTAGAGGAAGCCTTGACAATTATATCACTG ATGTATCTCTCGGACTTGAATGGAAAATGCGCTACCAAATAATCAGGGGAATTTGTGAGGGCTTGCATCATCTTCATGATAAGCGTATTGCTCACTTAGATCTCAAACCTCGGAATATATTGTTGGATTATAACATGGTGCCAAAAATTTGTGACTTTGGTACCTTAAGGTTTATTGGTGAAGGTCAAACCCGAGAAATTACAGAACATATTTACGGAACTCT TGGGTACTTGGCACCTGAAACGTATATTACTGGAGTGGTCCCATTCAAGTCGGACATATATGCCCTTGGTATTATAATCTCAGAGATACTGACAGGGGGGAAGCAATGTTCCTCCGTTGTGAAT GTCCTCGAAGGCTGGAGAAACCGGTTGGGGAAGTCAGGGGAAGACACACCATTAGAACAGATAAGAGGATGCGCCGAGATATGCATACGTTGCTCGGACTATAACCCCCAAAAGAGACCAGCAATACAGCGTATCATCGAGGCCCTTGATGAAACAGAAAGCATGACGCCGGACACACAACGTATAATTGAGATGCTTAATGACACAGAAAGCATGGACGAGTTTATCGAATTCGAATCTGGCATGAATATTTTATCG CCAGCAGAAGAACCTTCCAATGGGGTGCAGCAAAGCACTCCTACGATATCTGGAGTAGAAAGCTCTGAG ATTATGGAGCTTAACATCCTGGAGCGCATAGTAGCTGGGCGTGAAGAACCGAGCCATCTAGATTTGCCACTTCTATATAGCGTCACGGAAAGTTTCTCTAAGAACAGAAGAATCGGCCAGGGTGGATGTGGAGAAGTTTACATG GGGATCCTCCGAAATGCATATGTTGCTGTGAAGAAACTTTTCAATAACCGTACAATTAAAGACAAGATGTTTCATCGGGAGGTTAAAAGTTTGATCACCGTTAGGCACCAAAATATAGTACGGTTTCTTGGTTATTGTTCTTTTACAGAAGAACGCGCGATATCAGTTGAAGGACAAACAGTTATGGTCGAAATACGGGAGCGGCTGCTCTGTTTCGAGTACATCAGCAACGGAAGCCTTGAGAGGCATCTTACAG GTTGGGAAGCATGA
- the LOC117866629 gene encoding G-type lectin S-receptor-like serine/threonine-protein kinase At4g03230 isoform X1, whose protein sequence is MDPETSARNLLEQMLLDGSAEPTDLPLSLLIAITNNFSNDMEIGSGGSAVVYKGLLQNGAIAVKKLISRAHHEEDSMFDNEVNHLMRVKHKNIVRFLGYCSNTQRKVFDHEGNYIMAEVRQRLLCFEYVPRGSLDNYITDVSLGLEWKMRYQIIRGICEGLHHLHDKRIAHLDLKPRNILLDYNMVPKICDFGTLRFIGEGQTREITEHIYGTLGYLAPETYITGVVPFKSDIYALGIIISEILTGGKQCSSVVNVLEGWRNRLGKSGEDTPLEQIRGCAEICIRCSDYNPQKRPAIQRIIEALDETESMTPDTQRIIEMLNDTESMDEFIEFESGMNILSPAEEPSNGVQQSTPTISGVESSEIMELNILERIVAGREEPSHLDLPLLYSVTESFSKNRRIGQGGCGEVYMGILRNAYVAVKKLFNNRTIKDKMFHREVKSLITVRHQNIVRFLGYCSFTEERAISVEGQTVMVEIRERLLCFEYISNGSLERHLTDELRGLEWRTRFDIIVGICNGLCYLHKEKNITHMDLKPANILVDDQMVPKITDFGDSIIIHKLQPHHVLYHQDIVLQNTIQKANHH, encoded by the exons ATGGATCCAGAAACTAGCGCGCGCAATCTCTTGGAGCAAATGCTACTTGATGGAAGTGCAGAGCCAACAGACTTGCCCCTATCACTGCTAATAGCCATCACGAATAATTTCTCTAATGACATGGAAATTGGCAGTGGTGGGAGTGCTGTGGTTTACAAG GGTCTGCTTCAAAATGGAGCGATTGCTGTGAAGAAGTTGATCTCTCGAGCTCACCATGAAGAAGACAGTATGTTCGACAATGAAGTTAATCATCTAATGAGGGTGAAGCACAAAAATATCGTCCGATTTCTGGGATATTGTTCTAACACACAAAGGAAAGTGTTCGATCATGAGGGAAACTATATCATGGCTGAGGTCCGGCAAAGGTTGCTTTGCTTTGAGTACGTACCTAGAGGAAGCCTTGACAATTATATCACTG ATGTATCTCTCGGACTTGAATGGAAAATGCGCTACCAAATAATCAGGGGAATTTGTGAGGGCTTGCATCATCTTCATGATAAGCGTATTGCTCACTTAGATCTCAAACCTCGGAATATATTGTTGGATTATAACATGGTGCCAAAAATTTGTGACTTTGGTACCTTAAGGTTTATTGGTGAAGGTCAAACCCGAGAAATTACAGAACATATTTACGGAACTCT TGGGTACTTGGCACCTGAAACGTATATTACTGGAGTGGTCCCATTCAAGTCGGACATATATGCCCTTGGTATTATAATCTCAGAGATACTGACAGGGGGGAAGCAATGTTCCTCCGTTGTGAAT GTCCTCGAAGGCTGGAGAAACCGGTTGGGGAAGTCAGGGGAAGACACACCATTAGAACAGATAAGAGGATGCGCCGAGATATGCATACGTTGCTCGGACTATAACCCCCAAAAGAGACCAGCAATACAGCGTATCATCGAGGCCCTTGATGAAACAGAAAGCATGACGCCGGACACACAACGTATAATTGAGATGCTTAATGACACAGAAAGCATGGACGAGTTTATCGAATTCGAATCTGGCATGAATATTTTATCG CCAGCAGAAGAACCTTCCAATGGGGTGCAGCAAAGCACTCCTACGATATCTGGAGTAGAAAGCTCTGAG ATTATGGAGCTTAACATCCTGGAGCGCATAGTAGCTGGGCGTGAAGAACCGAGCCATCTAGATTTGCCACTTCTATATAGCGTCACGGAAAGTTTCTCTAAGAACAGAAGAATCGGCCAGGGTGGATGTGGAGAAGTTTACATG GGGATCCTCCGAAATGCATATGTTGCTGTGAAGAAACTTTTCAATAACCGTACAATTAAAGACAAGATGTTTCATCGGGAGGTTAAAAGTTTGATCACCGTTAGGCACCAAAATATAGTACGGTTTCTTGGTTATTGTTCTTTTACAGAAGAACGCGCGATATCAGTTGAAGGACAAACAGTTATGGTCGAAATACGGGAGCGGCTGCTCTGTTTCGAGTACATCAGCAACGGAAGCCTTGAGAGGCATCTTACAG ATGAATTAAGGGGACTTGAGTGGCGTACACGTTTCGACATTATTGTGGGAATATGCAATGGTTTGTGTTATCTTCACAAGGAGAAGAATATCACCCATATGGATCTCAAACCAGCCAATATACTAGTAGATGATCAGATGGTGCCAAAAATTACAGATTTTGGTGACTCGATAATAATCCACAAGCTACAACCACATCACGTCTTATATCACC AGGATATAGTGCTCCAGAATACCATTCAGAAGGCAAATCATCATTGA